A genomic window from Gossypium hirsutum isolate 1008001.06 chromosome D12, Gossypium_hirsutum_v2.1, whole genome shotgun sequence includes:
- the LOC107942367 gene encoding LOW QUALITY PROTEIN: aminoacylase-1-like (The sequence of the model RefSeq protein was modified relative to this genomic sequence to represent the inferred CDS: deleted 2 bases in 1 codon; substituted 1 base at 1 genomic stop codon), producing the protein MKDRTVAARKKGLCLLISSFRTSILSLCGIYHRYGDSHCSPCQRVIVHLLLFSSLLSFTNPTPSPTQDEQSQIISRFQEYLRINTSQPSPNYKKSTQFILSLAESLSLETQVIEFVQGKPLVILKWPGSDLFLPSILVNSHTDVVPSERSKWDYHPFGAHIDENGNIFARGSQDMKCVGMQYMEAVRRLKASGFQPKRSLYLSFVPDEEWWPXIGGHDGLEKLAQSDVFKNMNVDIVLDEGLASPNENYRLFYGERMPWWLVIKATGAPGHGAKLYDNSAIENLFKSIESIRRFRASQFDLVKAGLKGEGEVISVNMAFLKAGTPSPTVSLCKFR; encoded by the exons ATGAAGGATCGTACTGTTGCAGCACGCA AGAAAGGCCTTTGTCTTCTAATTTCCTCATTCCGCACTTCGATTCTCTCTCTTTGCGGCATCTATCATAGGTATGGCGACAGCCATTGCAGCCCTTGCCAACGCGTCATTGTTCATCTTCTACTCTTTTCTTcacttctaagcttcacaaatccaACACCATCCCCGACCCAAGATGAACAATCCCAAATCATATCAAGGTTCCAAGAATACCTCCGAATCAACACATCCCAACCATCCCCGAACTATAAAAAATCGACCCAATTCATCCTATCCTTAGCCGAATCCCTTTCTTTAGAAACCCAAGTCATAGAGTTCGTCCAAGGAAAGCCGCTCGTTATCCTCAAATGGCCAGGCTCCGACCTTTTCCTTCCTTCTATCTTAGTCAACTCCCACACCGATGTCGTCCCTTCTGAGCGTTCGAAGTGGGATTATCATCCTTTCGGTGCCCACATCGATGAAAATGGTAATATATTCGCTAGAGGCTCCCAGGATATGAAGTGCGTGGGCATGCAGTATATGGAGGCTGTTCGTAGGTTGAAGGCTTCTGGGTTTCAGCCAAAACGGTCACTTTACTTGTCGTTTGTCCCTGATGAAGAG TGGTGGCCATAGATTGGTGGCCATGACGGTCTTGAGAAGTTGGCTCAATCCGATGTTTTCAAGAATATGAATGTTGATATTGTGCTTGATGAAG GGTTGGCTTCACCCAATGAGAATTACAGGTTATTCTATGGAGAGAGGATGCCGTGGTGGCTGGTGATAAAGGCTACTGGAGCTCCTGGACATGGGGCGAAGCTTTACGACAACAGTGCAATTGAGAACCTTTTCAAGAGCATTGAGAGTATCAGGAGGTTCAGGGCTTCGCAGTTTGATTTGGTCAAAGCTGGTTTGAAGGGTGAAGGAGAAGTCATTTCGGTTAACATGGCCTTTCTGAAGGCTGGAACGCCTTCTCCCACAGTAAGTCTCTGTAAATTTAGATAA